The following proteins are co-located in the Triticum aestivum cultivar Chinese Spring chromosome 1A, IWGSC CS RefSeq v2.1, whole genome shotgun sequence genome:
- the LOC123045936 gene encoding uncharacterized protein yields the protein MLRHDNSVENFKRANKILASESEPVQIWDFSARTTFIWMNEWNRMPQDPRSKILGLLTRRQQVRMVAGGCTCGVRRWVQEQPARGGGWFRRPQVRMVAGGCTCGVRRWVQEQTALVSNTMRGDGCRNRRPW from the exons ATGTTGAGACAT GATAACTCAGTCGAGAACTTTAAAAGAGCAAACAAGATTCTGGCTTCGGAGTCTGAGCCG GTTCAAATATGGGATTTCTCTGCGCGAACAACCTTCATATGGATGAATGAATGGAACCGTATGCCCCAAGATCCTCGGTCTAAGATCCTCGGCCTTCTGACCAGGAG GCAACAGGTGAGGATGGTGGCAGGAGGATGTACCTGCGGCGTGAGGAGATGGGTGCAGGAACAGCCGGCGCGCGGAGGTGGCTGGTTCCGACGGCCTCAGGTGAGGATGGTGGCAGGAGGATGTACCTGCGGCGTGAGGAGATGGGTGCAGGAACAGACGGCCTTGGTGAGCAACACCATGAGAGGAGATGGGTGCAGGAACAGACGGCCTTGGTGA